In Erigeron canadensis isolate Cc75 chromosome 1, C_canadensis_v1, whole genome shotgun sequence, a single window of DNA contains:
- the LOC122591852 gene encoding glutathione S-transferase T3-like yields MTRMNDFIPIEEDVHQDDEEVEIVAETQQDDVQKDDDVQEVQDCGKKTKTKRENWTPAQEVALAQAWVQISECKKYGNEQKADGFWRRVLEHYTTLVGPTTRTIHGLTPKWKQMNATMGLFNGLYNQAKQAKGSGCNDLDIMRVAMADFKTRTKKEFPHHAAWDNVKIHDKWAEQECFQIYQDMGPSRTDSSKRKSGEYETASTGHFIPDMNEDPNPPLEAAAKKGEKEGIRIRIRLFNCGG; encoded by the exons ATGACTAGAATGAACGATTTTATTCCGATCGAGGAAGATGTTCATCAAGATGACGAAGAAGTTGAAATTGTAGCGGAAACCCAACAAGACGATGTTCAAAAAGATGATGACGTGCAAGAAGTCCAAGATTGCGGGAAAAAGACGAAGACAAAGCGTGAAAATTGGACGCCGGCACAAGAGGTTGCTTTGGCACAAGCTTGGGTTCAAATTTCCGAATGCAAAAAATATGGAAATGAACAAAAAGCGGATGGTTTTTGGCGTCGTGTACTTGAGCATTACACCACACTTGTCGGCCCGACCACACGGACCATTCATGGGTTAACGCCAAAGTGGAAACAAATGAACGCCACCATGGGTCTCTTCAACGGGCTATACAATCAAGCG AAACAAGCCAAGGGAAGCGGGTGCAACGACTTGGATATTATGAGAGTCGCTATGGCGGATTTCAAGACCCGCACCAAGAAGGAATTTCCTCACCACGCCGCATGGGATAATGTGAAGATACACGACAAATGGGCCGAGCAAGAATGTTTCCAAATATACCAAGACATGGGACCTTCACGTACCGACTCTTCAAAAAGGAAATCTGGAGAATATGAGACGGCCAGCACCGGGCACTTCATTCCCGACATGAATGAAGACCCAAACCCTCCATTGGAAGCGGCAGCaaaaaaaggggaaaaagaAGGCATCCGCATCCGGATCCGCCTCTTCAACTGTGGCGGATGA